ATTGGGTACATAAATAATATCGTAATCGTCTTGTTTTTATATTCGTCAATTATAAGCTTAGCAATTAAAGTGGAAGCGAAGATAATAAAAACAGCTCTGACAAAAGTATCAATTAAAACAAAAATTAATTCGTAACTTTCCATAATAAGTTCATCATCAAATTTTGACCCAAATAGAAATAGAAACATACAGCCGAAAATAAAAGCGGTTGCAATAAGTGCCCCTTTTATTGAACTACCGATTTTATGTTTTTTTATTTCTAATTTTAAAATATTAAGCATGGATCGCACCCCCATTAATCAACTTTAAAAAGTAGTCTTCTAAAGAACTCGTTTTCTTACTTATCGATTCCACTGAAACATCATTTAGGATAAAGGCTTTTGAAATATCCAGTTGAGTGATGCTTGAATCATATATTCGAATGAAGCCATCCTCTATCACTTTAAAATTTGCAATTCCAAGATTATTTTCTAAGATAAAGACTGCTTTTTTAATATTATCTACAGCTATTTCGATATATTCAGTATGCTGTCCATTGATATTCTCCATTGAAACTTCCTCAATTAACTTTCCATTACTAATTACACCAATGGTATCAGCCATTTGCTCTATTTCACCTAAAATATGACTGGAAATAAGTATTGTGATCCCATACTCTTTACAAAGCATTTTAAATAAATCCCTTAGCTCCTTAATTCCAATAGGGTCAAGTCCATTAATCGGTTCATCTAAAATTAACAGATCTGGCTTTGTTATGATTGCACGAGCGATGCCAAGTCTTTGTTTCATCCCAAGTGAAAAGTCTTTAACAGGTTTATCATTAATATCTTTTAAACCAACAAGATCTAGCGCATGCTGAATCGCTTTCTTGTCGTGGTACCCCATATATTCACAATGTAAATCTAAATTTTCTCCTGCAGTTAATTTCTCGTAAAAAATAGGATATTCAATAATCGTTCCCATCCTTTTTAACACTTCATAGGAGGTATCGGTTAATTTTTCTCCAAAAATTTCAATCTCTCCGCTAGTCGGTTTAATTAAATTGGTCATCATCTTCATTATAGTCGTTTTCCCTGCACCATTCGGACCAAGAAATCCATAAATTTCTCCTTTTTTTACATTCATATTCACCTGAGAAATCACTTCTTTACCATGAAACACTTTTGTAAGATTGTTTGTTGTTAATATATAAGACATGCTATATTCTCTCCTCAACAATTGATTACTCTTATTGTAAAAAATGATAATCTCTTTTTTCTTACTCATTTCTTACAAAAATCTTAAGTTCTTAAGAAACACACATGATTCCTTGACTTACAATCCGAGATGAAAATTTCCATCAGGGGTTTTTCTTTTACCCTAATTTCCCATACTGACTAATGCTATGGAAAGTAAAGTTGACGGGCGCTTTTGTGGTGGTTCTACCCTGTATAAGAAACTGTTGGAATTTGAAAAGCGCAAGCGACCATTTAGCGGTGTATGGACTGGAGCGCTGTTCAGGAAAACACACAAGGGAAAGACGCATGATCGATTCTTTCTGTAAAAAAATATGACATTTTCG
The DNA window shown above is from Neobacillus sp. WH10 and carries:
- a CDS encoding ABC transporter ATP-binding protein; translated protein: MSYILTTNNLTKVFHGKEVISQVNMNVKKGEIYGFLGPNGAGKTTIMKMMTNLIKPTSGEIEIFGEKLTDTSYEVLKRMGTIIEYPIFYEKLTAGENLDLHCEYMGYHDKKAIQHALDLVGLKDINDKPVKDFSLGMKQRLGIARAIITKPDLLILDEPINGLDPIGIKELRDLFKMLCKEYGITILISSHILGEIEQMADTIGVISNGKLIEEVSMENINGQHTEYIEIAVDNIKKAVFILENNLGIANFKVIEDGFIRIYDSSITQLDISKAFILNDVSVESISKKTSSLEDYFLKLINGGAIHA